In Dyadobacter sp. NIV53, a single window of DNA contains:
- a CDS encoding RagB/SusD family nutrient uptake outer membrane protein — protein sequence MKLKNIYIQLAAGMLTAGMLASCSDSFTNLSPVSQRNVNSFYNTASDMTTAINAAYKALQLNGTYNQSYWITQEMRSDNTDQGPDGTGLGADLTVIENFVENSTSELITLAYTDSYLGIARSNIVLSRIDGIDMPDADRERIRGEALFLRSLFFYNLAISFGNIPMPLTEAKSSSEGLALAQIPASEVYKQLIPDLIKAESGLLVKYDAANVGRATKGAAATLLAKIYLTTGDKQSAEMVLRRIVATYGYSLVPDYSNLWGLANKNNAESIFEVQFKGGATGTGNAFTNAFSPTLKHSTGAYKNRPTQDMIKAYEAGDDRFIKSMDTSYVNTQGVLVTNTKNDIRYIVKFGRENVFEETDASYNFMVLRYADVLLMLAESLGESTEAYALINQVRARAKLAPVSASTSGTFAQKLLRERRVELAFENQRWADLLRFGVAEETMKAQGKTARPLFLIPQRELDINKSYSQN from the coding sequence ATGAAATTAAAGAACATATATATACAGCTTGCAGCAGGAATGTTAACGGCAGGAATGCTGGCTTCATGCAGCGACAGTTTTACAAATTTGAGCCCTGTTTCCCAGCGAAATGTAAATTCGTTTTATAACACGGCCAGTGACATGACAACCGCCATCAATGCAGCTTACAAGGCATTACAGCTGAACGGTACATATAATCAAAGTTACTGGATCACACAGGAAATGCGTTCGGATAATACGGATCAGGGGCCGGATGGAACTGGCCTGGGAGCAGATCTGACTGTTATTGAAAATTTTGTCGAAAATTCTACAAGTGAGCTGATTACACTGGCCTACACAGATTCTTACCTGGGTATTGCACGCAGTAATATTGTATTAAGCCGTATAGACGGAATAGATATGCCGGATGCTGACCGTGAACGGATCAGGGGAGAAGCGTTATTTCTGAGATCCTTGTTTTTTTACAATCTGGCGATCTCATTCGGCAATATTCCAATGCCCCTTACTGAGGCAAAATCTTCATCAGAAGGGTTGGCATTGGCGCAAATTCCGGCATCGGAGGTTTACAAACAGCTTATTCCTGATCTTATTAAAGCTGAAAGCGGATTGCTGGTAAAATACGACGCAGCGAATGTAGGCCGTGCCACCAAAGGTGCAGCAGCAACATTACTGGCAAAAATATACCTGACAACGGGAGACAAGCAATCGGCCGAAATGGTACTTCGCAGGATTGTTGCAACGTACGGTTATTCGCTTGTTCCGGATTATTCGAATCTTTGGGGATTGGCCAATAAAAACAATGCTGAATCCATTTTTGAAGTGCAATTTAAAGGTGGCGCAACTGGAACCGGGAATGCTTTTACAAATGCTTTTTCACCTACTTTGAAACATAGTACAGGTGCTTATAAAAACCGGCCAACGCAGGATATGATAAAGGCTTATGAAGCGGGAGATGACCGTTTCATCAAATCCATGGATACGAGTTACGTAAATACGCAAGGCGTTTTGGTAACAAACACGAAAAATGACATCCGGTATATTGTGAAATTTGGAAGGGAAAATGTGTTTGAGGAAACAGATGCGTCCTACAATTTCATGGTGTTGAGATATGCGGATGTATTGCTGATGCTGGCCGAGTCGCTTGGCGAAAGCACAGAAGCTTATGCGTTGATCAACCAGGTAAGGGCAAGGGCCAAACTGGCTCCGGTCAGTGCGTCTACTTCGGGTACATTTGCCCAGAAACTGCTTCGTGAACGGAGGGTAGAGCTGGCTTTTGAAAACCAGCGCTGGGCCGATTTACTGCGATTTGGTGTGGCGGAAGAAACCATGAAAGCACAAGGAAAAACAGCACGGCCTCTGTTCCTGATTCCACAAAGAGAACTGGATATCAACAAGTCATACAGTCAAAATTGA